AACATTCAGGTGTTAGCTGTAGATTTTTCATAAATGCTTTTAACGTGTTGAGAAATTCTTCTTCTATTCTTAGTTTTCTGAGTGCTGTTATCATGAAAGGGTATTGGAtttttcaaatgcattttctgcatcaattttcATGATCAGCTCTTCTCTTTGTTCTAGTAATGTGGTGTATTAGGATGATTTGGGTGTGTTCAAACACCACTGCTTTCCTACAATAAGTCCAATTTGGCCATTGCGTACACTTCTTTTTATATGactttggatttggtttgctagtattttgttgagaatttttcatctatatttttaagggatgttggtctgtaattttcttctcttgtggtgtctttatctggcttttGGTTTCAGGGTTCTCCCAGCCTGGTGGAATGCATTAGAAAGTATTTCCTACTCTGGAAGGGTTTCGGAAGGattggtttgaatttttttaaaatgttagtaGATTTCACCAGCGAAGTCATCTGGTCCTggccttttctttgttgggacgtgtttgattactgattcaatctctttacttactgtaggtctgttgagattttctatttcttcttgagccaTTTTGGAtaatttgtgtgtttctagggatTTGTCCATTTCATGAGGATTATCTCCTTTGTTGGTGTACAGCGGTCCTAGAATTCTCTAACAATCATATTTATTTCTTGGGTTGGTAATAAtgtccccactttcatttctaattttagttatttgcatcttctctcttctttgttagtctagctaaagatttgtcaattttatttatcttttcaaagaaccaaattttggtttcattgaatctattatttttctattctctatctatgctttaatatttcttatttccttccttctgctagcTTTGGGCTTAGTTTCCTACTCTTTTTCTCGTTTCTCAATGTGTAAACTCTGATTACTGATTTgtgatcttctttttttaatgtaggtgttTATAGCTATAGACTCCTTGTTGCATACTTGTTGCACTacccatatatttttatatgtcctgctttcattttcattcttatCTCAGTATTTTCTAacttcccttgtgatttcttctttgacctgttggtttgttgttgtttaagaGTATCCTTAATAttcacatatttgtgaattttccagtttctcttctgtaacTGAGTTCAAAGTTCATTCCATTGTGATCAGAAAAATTCTttttatgatttcaatctttttaaattgatGATGCCTTGATTTGTTGCTAACATATGGGCTGTCCTAGAGAATGATCCATATGCACTGGAGAAAAAGGTGTACTATGCTATTGTTGAAtgtagtgttctatatatgtctgttaggtctggTTGGTCTCTAGTGTTTTTCAAATCTTCCACATCCTTATTGACCTttattctagatgttctgtccattagcaaaagtggtgtattgaagtttcCAGCTATTATGGTGGAACTGtcatctatttctcccttcaattctgccactgctttcttcatatatttggGGGCTCTGGTATtaggtaaatatatatttataactgttatatcttcttgatgaattgacccttctATCAATACATAATACTTCTTGTTGTCTCTTGGAAAAGTTTTTGACTTAAAGTCATTTTGTCTTATAGCCAcccagctttcttttggttactatttgcacagaattttttttttcatcctttcactttcagctTATCTGTGTCTCATACCTAAAATGAGCCTCTTATAGATAGTgtataattggattatttgttttttaatcatttttgctAATtgctgccttttgattggagagtttaatccatttacatttaaagtaataaTAAGAAAGTTTTTGCCATTTAGCTATTTGTTTTCTGTGGGTCATATAccttttctgttcttgatttctttCATTACCTCCTTTTGTATTCATTTGATTTTTGCAAGGCACTattttgattcccttctcatttctgtctatgtatatatttgagataatttatttgtggttaccatggagattacatttaacatcctaaatttataacaatctaATTTGAAATGATACACACTTTACATCAATATAATATGAAACCTCACCCAGGTGTGCCACAAGGAGTTTTAAAACTGGAACAGGGAACAAAATTcaagaacagaaaacaaaaattttgtccATATTGTAATGTTTTAGCTCAGCTAACTGTCTAGAAACTGTATTCCATTCCATCTCTtcccttgaagacaaaggtaacACCGTGGACATGGCCTCAGAGGTCCACATGCCAGGCCCAGTGTGCCTCATTGAGAACATTAATGGGAAACTGACGGCTGATCAGGAAGCTTTGAAGATCCTGTCTGCAGTTACGCAGCCCGTTGTGGTGGTGGCTATTGTGGGCCTCTACCGCACAGGTAAATCCTACCTGATGAACAAGCTGGCTGGGAAGAAAAAAGGTAAGTGGCGCCACCAAAGCTCTTCCTAGTACTTTCTGATCACTTACGCTACCCAACGTTGAATACGGTGATGTAAGGGAGAAAGTTTAGAGGTAGAATGAATATTGAAAGCTAACTTTAGGTCCACAGTTGAAATTTTTATCTTCACTCTGTTTGGGAGAATGAGTCAGCTCATTCTTGCTTCATGCATTGCTTTTGTTTCCCCTTTTAACAATATAAATATATCTTTCCTGGATAGAATAaagcagtaataaaaaaaattaatgtacatGAAAATGAACTCTAAGGTATTTGCTAACATTTTCATGTAGTAACAGGAAGCTTGCACTGATCTTTAAGGTAATGTGTTTCAACCTGTATTGAGTATCCTAATTTCACTATTCTCTGCAATTAAGATCAATATTGGTTGTGGTTTCAGTTGTATCTTCTAACCTTCACTACATTAAGTTTTATGTCAATATCCAGAACCACCTTCTATTAAAACTCCATTCCAAAATACCTCATTTCCCCTTTGCAGGCTTCTCCCTGGGCTCCACAGTGCAGTCTCACACCAAGGGAATTTGGATGTGGTGTGTGCCTCATCCCAGTATGCCAAACCATACCCTAGTTCTGCTTGACACTGAGGGCCTGGGAGATGTAGAGAAGGTAAACACAAATCTTTTAAATTCCACATATGGCAGGTATGTAGCCCTCCCTGCACTATCACTCCCCGAATGTTGACTTATGGTTTCAGTTGATCATATCAATATATTATTCTTTTCCTTTACTTGGTAGCAGTGAAAGTTTGACCTAGGATCTAAGTCATTAGCCAGCTAAAGCCGGCTATGTGTGAGAAAAGTAAACATAACCTCTCAGCATAAAGTACTCATTTGGGAGTCAGTGCATACCATGTACCCTGAACCCCACAGCACAAATATGAGGAGAGGATAATAAGGTCTATTAATTAGGTTATCCAGTCCATaaactaatgactaatgacatttttAGCCATGTGTCTTTCATATATATCATAGCAAAATGTTTTGTTGAGCCTGCTGAAAGCACCACTAAACCTGATTAGACATTTTATAAACATGCCTGACGTTTCACCACGGGGCACAGAGAGATGGTAAGAGCAGTTTTATCCATAGCAGAACTATTAGTAAGAAAACAAGTCAAAGTGTAAGTTCTGATGACAACATTTTAGTTTATGAAGGAAGATACATTATGACTCTTACAAGTCTTGGGCTAAAAAAATATCGCTAAAATAGCATGTTTTAACAATTGTCTAAAAAGTTCTTTACTATGATGTGTTATTGGAATGGAATAGGGTGACATCGAAATTCAGGAGACATGTTTTAATAGTAGCTGATCATAATAGCCACCACTTTTAAGTACTTATGTTCTTAACACACCGGTATGCCTTTatatacaatgttgttgttaggtgccatcgagtcggtcccgactcatagcgaccctatgcacaacagaacgaaacactgcccggtcctgagccatccttacaatcgttgttatgcttgagctcattgttgtagctactgtgtcaatccacctcattgagggtcctcctcttttccgctgaccctctactctgccaagcatgatgtccttctccagggaccgatccctcctgacaacatatccaaagtatgtaagacacagtctcaccatccttgcctctaaggagcattcttgctgtacttcttctaagacagatttattcattctttcggcagtccatggtatattccgtattcttcaaaaacaccacaattcacagacgtcaactcttcttcggtcttccttattcattgttcatttaaataatgtattgtatataattcatttaattcaagctggacaatgaattataTACAATAAGAATTATATACAATACATTATTTAAATTTCTCAATACTGTAAATTGAATGTTAAGAACTCATTGTACAGatggaaaataaataatacataggGGAATGATTTACCTAAGTTTTCACATGTAATGTGAGGAATAGCTGGAGTTCAAACTTGGTCTGTCTAAATTGAAAGAACATGCTCTTAGTCACTCTTCTATGTGGTCTCTGCACTGACTTCTAGGGAGACAACCAAAATGACTCCTGGATCTTTGCTTTGGCGATACTACTGAGCAGCACCTTTGTGTACAATAGCATGGGAACCATCAACCAGCAGGCCATGGACCAGCTGCAGTATCCTTTTTGTGCTCCTGAATAGCACTAAATCTAGAAAGGAGTGGCTTCATTTTTTCACCAGCTATAGAGGTGGACAACTACAGAATTCATAAGTTCTTTCCATAATGAATCACATTATTCTCAACATTCCAGTATACCTCAATCACCCTAAGAAATCCAAACCTACCTGGTCACACATTATCCTCATCTATACAACAGTCTGTACATCCCCTGTATGATTTAATCTCCCCTCTAACTCCAAACACTCAAAGTCCTCTAGAACTTATATTCTCAGTTCAACAAAATCACTATATCcttctcattttctttaaatgtttcctTTTAACTGTTACCTGGCTGTCCCCTGCCAACATTGTTTCCCTTGCAAGCCCATCAAGGGGCCTCAAAtgctgatttttttctctgtactTTGCATTTCACAGGTCCCAGAAATGAGTTAGGTGTCATACGTACTCCTTATTACAGCTTTCATATAATTTCTCTTTCTACtcccaaagaaaaaggaaagctaCTTTGAAGCACATGCCCCCAGATTATATGACCCTTCTTTGTTGCGGTCATCTCAATAAACATACCCCTCATTTGTTAAAGAGTTTTAGCTCCTAGTTCACTGTCTTTCTAGAGACTTCAGCAGCCAATATACACTCATCCAACATTTTGATCTCTCAGTTCCATTATTTCCACACTACCTTTCATTTCACCTCCCTGTATTACCTAGTCTTAGTCATTAACAACAATTTCACCCATTTCCACAAACTCACTTTCAAGCATTCCATGAAATTAGCTTTTTTGTCAAGGTTACCTTCATGTTTCCATATCGAATGAGCAGGTCTCAGTCCTCATCTTATTTGCTTTTTCAACATCATTTGAAAAAATGATCTCTTCTTCCCTTCTAAAATGCTTGATTGTTTTGTCGTCTAGAATAccatattgtttttgttgttaggtgccgtccggttggttctgactcactgcgaccccatgtacaacagaacaaaacaccatccagtcctgcaccattctcataatcgttgctgtgtttgagaccattgttgcagtagAATAGCAAATTTCTCTAATTTTCCACCTTCTTCATTAGCTATACCCTTtcatcctcttccttttcttggtCTCTAAGTATTATAGCTCTTCAGTTTTGGGGCTTCTTCTCAACTCTTCCAGTCCCAAGGTGCTCAGTATCAATTAAATGTCAATAACCATGAAATTTATATCTCCAGTCATAACCCCTGCTCTCAATTAAAATGAGATTTAAACTTGTATATACAGCAACTTCTCATTACCTCATTTAGATCCATTAGATGTCAATCTTAATATATACAAAACAGAATTCTTACTTTTCCTGTACAAGCCCATTCTTTCCCAGTTTTCCTCATCACAGTAGGTTCCCACATCATCACCTGGGTGATGATCAAAATTTTGGAATCATCCTGAATGGTGCCTTTCCTTATACCCTAGAAACTATCAATTGGCAAGTCTTGTAAGCAGCACTTTCAAAAAAATTTCCCCAGGCCAATTCTCACAACCTCCTCTATGATAACCCTAAGCTAAGCCATCTATCATCTCTCATCTGGATTGCCTCCTAAattgcctaattgctctccctgttTATACTCCTACTTCTTATAGATGCTACACCAGCCATaatgatcttttaaaataatatatcagACTATATGCTCTCTTAACCCactcccccaaagggtttcccattaaatttaaattaaaatttaaatcccTTACTATGGCTTCCAGGTCTTACATGGTCTGTCTGCTGTCTCTTTTTAGAATCCGTCTTAGCCTCACTGGTCTTCTTGCTATACATTGAACATGCTAAGTTATTTCCTATCTCACAGTTTGCAAGTGCTTTTACCTCTGCCTGGGATGCTCCTTCAGTGGGTTTCTGTGTGGATGCGTCACTCCATTCACTTAGATCTCTGTGCAAACATCAGCTCACAGAGGAATATCTGGACAACTACATAAACCAACACCAAATGCAGATGCACACATAGTTATCCTCTAACCCTTCAGcctgatttgtttttcttcaagaCAGTTGGTATCAACATctgatttttattacatttttatttacttGCTTATTGCCTGTCTTCCTCATTAGAGTGTAAGCTCTATGATGGTAGCATTGACTCATGCACTGCAATATTTTTAGTCCCCGGAACAGTGCCTGGTTCATAAaggtgctcaaaaaatgtttGTGGACTGAATGAATAAGATAATGAAGAGGAAACAAGTTGTTTCAGATAAGCATTGGAAATAAATATAGCCTTAAAATGCCACTGATTTTCTGCACTTTTCCTAAGTTAACATCTGAGCTATGTGACTGAGCTGACAGATCGAATCAGAGCAAAATCCTCACCTGAAAATAGTGAGGTTGATGACTCAGCTGACTTTGTGAGCTTCTTTCCAGCCTTCGTGTGGACTCTGAGAGATTTCTCCCTGGAGCTGGAAGCAAATGGACAACCCATCACTGCTGATGAGTACCTGGAGCTTTCACTGAAGCTAAAAAAAGGTTCCTGGAACTGATGTTTGGGTAACAAACAGATAACAATATCAAAAATGACCATTTCTGTATAGATGCTGAAAGTTAGATTTTCTTAACCATGCTTCCCTGGCAGTTGTGCTAGATAGTGGGAAAACATCACTTGACTAAGTTGATTAGATCATATTTCTCTCCTTGGAGAAGGACTTTTCGTTCTCTACccccattccttttttttaatttctgttccatAGTTAGCTGAATTTTATTTCCTTACGTAGGCTTGTGAAAGTTATGACATTGAGGAATCAATTATTTGTAGTAATTAGCTTGAagttgttaaagtttgttttatgtatcttgcagccctgtcattgggtgcataaatatttaatatggttatatcttcctgatcaattgtccctttattcACTATGTAGTGTctctctttatcctttgtggtggatttaactttgaagtccattttgtcagaaattaatattgctactcctgctcttttttgattgttgtttgcttgatatatttttttccatcccttgagttttcgtttgtttgtgtctctaagtctaaggtgtgtctcttggaggcagcatatagacggatcgtgtttctttatccagtctgagactctctgtctctttattggtgcattcagtccatttccattcagcgtaattattgataagtgtgtgtttagtgctgtcattttgatgcctttttctgtgtgttgttgacagtttcatttttccacttacttttttgtgctgagacatttttctttgtaaattttgtgttcctcattttcatagtagtcaaatttatgtctgctgagttgttatgtttttcttggttttgattttgagttatggaattgttagacctctttgtggttaccttaatatttacccctatttttctaagtaaaaacctaacttgtatcatcctgtatcaccttgttttcctctccatatggcagttctatgcctcctgtatttagtccctctttttgattattgtgatcttttacagaatgacttcaatgattccctgttttgagcatttttttttaattaatcttaatttgtttttgtgattcccctatttgagttgatatcaggatgttctgttctgtcgcctcgtgttgtgttgttatctgatattattgattttctgaccaaacaatttcctttagtatttcttgtagctttggtttggttttggcaaattctttaagcttgtatgtatctgtaaatgttttaatttcaccttcatattttagagagagttttgctggatacatgatccttggctggcagtttttctccttcagtgctctatatatgtcatcccattgccttcttgactgcatggtttctgctgagtagtctgaacttattcttattgattctcttttgtaggagacctttcttttattcctggctgcttttaaaattttctctttatctttggttttggcaagtttgatgatagtatgtcttggtgattttctttttgaatcaatcttatatggggttcgatgagcatcttggatagatatcctttcgtctttcatgatgtcttggaagttttctgccaacagatcttcaagtattctctctgtattttttgttatccctccctgttctggaaccccaatcacacgcaagttattcttcttgatagagtcccacatgattcttagggtttcttcatttttaaaaatttttttgtatgatttttcttcaactatttttatattggtgtcaattgccttatcctccagctcccccactctgcattccaattgctcttttctgctcctctgagtttctattgagttgtctaattctgtaattttactgttaatcttttggatttctgaatgctgtctctcaacggattcttgcagcttattaatttttccactatgttcttgaataatatctttttgatttcttcaactgctttatcaatgtgttccttggctttttctgtagattgccttatctcatttttgaggtcatccctgatgtcttgaagcattctttaaattaattttttatattctgcatctggcaattccaggattgtatcttcatttgggaaagcttttgattctttaatttgggaattgtagaagcaatcatgctctgcttctttatgtggtttgatatcgactgctgtctccaagccatctataagatattgtaatgatttattttatatttgctcactgagtcttgttttggtttctttcaatatacatagatgggctactacattgctctgtcttgattgttgtagcctttgaatcacttatgtcctattaccagctggtttgggctgctaccagatatataagcctaagagtctattcactattcttgagtagaatctgatttttgcCCACCAGGTGTgtagtgtagactgtcacctattcacatagaggagcagtggtgatagttgtgtggaCCAGAttgtagtagcagcagggggtcacactccagggggagcaggatgctgacaggcttcccccaagtgccagtgatgtaggtgtgtctctattcctaaagcactttggtgggtgggctttgcagcagtaccttaggcacccaatgcatgtacctctacagattgttaggtgtcactatcctcagacccctgtggcaggaggctaggtggtttgggtggagcttcagccctcagttccagttgtgggtcagtgagggctctgtttaataggtagagatatcagacctgggaaacttgtctttccagtaatccactaaaacaattacagtcagatcactatcagaattgcctttgcattataatagccaccttgttgcctgtagggatgaaagcccaagagtgtggatctcatatgcttggctggagctggttctgtatttttattccaatttcgggaagtcagggaaggatttttggtccctgggttttttgtagctgcttcttccaggccaggagaatgggttaggaaaagacaaaaaacaaacaaacaaacaaaaaaatgcagagcacttcactctctggcccaggaaattccaatgttaaggaagccgcctgggaaggggaggggagggatcagatagataggagagagtgaaAAAAAATAGCACcgaggaatatagacaaagttacttatcttgcttggtgatgactgttttatctgagattcctgaggggcgagGGGCGTGtagctgggtcaagattgccccagAGGATCAGGCCCCtgtcttgtgctgtctcagaagccatggtcagttccaccgctcctagtccaaagcccagcacccaggttccccggctgggactctgcactccaggctccaaaagcagtcgctgcctcccagtgacttctcctagTGTTAGCCGCATCACTGCGCTGCTTGCGTGCACtgtctgggcttcccccaaggtcacttctgggggctagggctgcgtcccgtgtttgcgctgtctcagctgccctgcacccagtccaaagccctgcgccaaggttttctgactgggatgctggctccaggctccgaaaacagttgctgcttccccgtggttgctcgttctctcattgGCTGCATcactgtgcagcctgcttgtgctggctgagtctctgtcactcaggtcaactctttagatctgtgtttgatggtcagagtttgtaaattgtcatgtatgtgattgattcacttgtttttccaagtctttgttgcaagacggatccgaggtagcttctacctagtcagccatcttggccccctgggtcacattttgtacttcaccttttggggctctctGGTTGTAGATCTAGAATCAAAAATGGGTAGTGGGGTTGAATTCTGGGAATATTCAGGAATGTCTTGTAAGACATCTAtttcaggtgatgccccaggcagtgCCACAGGTGCCAGCTCAGATGATGtttcagacaaagactcttcaggcacTGGTGGGTTAATGTCATCATTTGGGGATGGAAggtataatggttttactggggagggtggctaaGCAGATAAAGATGGAGTGATCTCTATAGATGagagtaagagggctggttctgctgGCAGAAATGATTTAATGGAATTGAGGGGCTCGGTGTCCCCATCTTCCTAACTATCTTCTCATGTGTCTCCATTCCACGTTTCAGAATCCCtgttcttcccaatcaatgtccTCATTTTAACTTTAGAGTCCACTCAAGTTTGGGAAAACAACTGGCTTTATAATTCATCCAGTCTTACGATAAGATtatgggttgggtttttggcaatatcagctctgttactacaagaaataaggctttccttcagggcacaagtggcaactttgaggtcaagagacacttgagctgtgactctgaagtcctGAGCTCTTTCTTTCACTACTTTGTCTAGTAAAAGTAgggccaaccaaccagcttcactatacttctcattctgacgtaattgtagaaaagtatgaaACACGAAATAACTCAGAGCCGCATTTCTCACCAATACtcgatctattggtggtgatattttgcatattaatattgccatCTCATGTCATGGATGAGCAGCATCCTCCTTACTACTGAAAGTAGAGTCATGAGCACCTTAATGACTAGTCATTCTTGAGATCCAATTtaaaaaactcatccttacaattctgTTTCTGTGGAACCACTCTTAGTACCagatgtcttaggttgggttctctagagaagttcTCTCTCCCTGGATCAAGTACCaataactggaggtcagatgatggcaagccagatgcaggatccagagtaagcaagcaagctttgccagaacatctgtaAGTATatttgatgtaggccacacccctaagggaACTCCACTTACAACTGATCGGCTGAtcgcatcagatcacatcatggaggatgactacatcagtaTATAACcaccagattacatcattactcaactgtcaaactacattattatgcaactgccaaaccactgagaatcatagctcaGCCACGTTGACacagaaccttaaccatcacacagaatAAGCCCATTTATTACCTTAATATTTCTCTCCACTAGTAACTTAAACAACCTATAAGTAATTTTATCTACTCCAAAAATGTTAAATTCTGCTTATGTAAACATTTACCTACTCTACTTTTGCTTCCTAGGAAAGGTAAATCTCATGACTGTCAAACAGATGTTCACATTCTAAACTGGCCTCATTCTAGCTTCACTGTGATCAATCTGGATGACAATCCTTATGAAATATTCTTTGGCTATTAAATTTAACAATACAGCTATGGCAAGGGAACATTTCTACTAATATGGTATAAAATCCAAATATTATGGTATAAAATAATCTTTTACTAATAGGTCATTCTACTCAGATAACTGGTGAGAATATTGCATTTGGCTAGAGGCCTAAGAGAATTAATTTCTAGCTGTATACACAGGTCATTCCTTGGGGAGATTTATCTCtctttcattcagagaaatctgtgCTTGCGAATTTGTTGAGGGTCTGTGATTGTCTATTGCTGTGATTCAAGTCAGACTATGTTCACCAGACCTCGAGTGTTTCTGCTTATATGAATCAAGTAAAAATTTATTAGGCTGCCCATCTGTTTCATTTCTAGGGACACTGATCAATGAGTTAATGTCAAAGGGCTTTGAGGGTCAGGTCATTCTGATTATTGTTTCAGCTCTGTTACTCATTGTAGTAACTGTGGTCACCTTGTGTTT
This DNA window, taken from Elephas maximus indicus isolate mEleMax1 chromosome 3, mEleMax1 primary haplotype, whole genome shotgun sequence, encodes the following:
- the LOC126071566 gene encoding guanylate-binding protein 1-like isoform X1, with protein sequence MASEVHMPGPVCLIENINGKLTADQEALKILSAVTQPVVVVAIVGLYRTGKSYLMNKLAGKKKGFSLGSTVQSHTKGIWMWCVPHPSMPNHTLVLLDTEGLGDVEKGDNQNDSWIFALAILLSSTFVYNSMGTINQQAMDQLHYVTELTDRIRAKSSPENSEVDDSADFVSFFPAFVWTLRDFSLELEANGQPITADEYLELSLKLKKGFPLEMKLKRNLGKNVPFPPEAAFLVKCLPWYLEVQSSSVPTLGKEWTCLLAGNQDAALSLVLRLKLEKGV
- the LOC126071566 gene encoding guanylate-binding protein 1-like isoform X2 gives rise to the protein MASEVHMPGPVCLIENINGKLTADQEALKILSAVTQPVVVVAIVGLYRTGKSYLMNKLAGKKKGFSLGSTVQSHTKGIWMWCVPHPSMPNHTLVLLDTEGLGDVEKGDNQNDSWIFALAILLSSTFVYNSMGTINQQAMDQLHYVTELTDRIRAKSSPENSEVDDSADFVSFFPAFVWTLRDFSLELEANGQPITADEYLELSLKLKKEPSEAVCLRLATPAIHLQLPTSELYQLSRPVS
- the LOC126071566 gene encoding guanylate-binding protein 1-like isoform X3, encoding MASEVHMPGPVCLIENINGKLTADQEALKILSAVTQPVVVVAIVGLYRTGKSYLMNKLAGKKKGFSLGSTVQSHTKGIWMWCVPHPSMPNHTLVLLDTEGLGDVEKGDNQNDSWIFALAILLSSTFVYNSMGTINQQAMDQLHYVTELTDRIRAKSSPENSEVDDSADFVSFFPAFVWTLRDFSLELEANGQPITADEYLELSLKLKKGSWN